Below is a window of Vulpes vulpes isolate BD-2025 chromosome 5, VulVul3, whole genome shotgun sequence DNA.
CCCTCACCTGGATCATGTAGAGCTGGGCCACCTGGTACTCATCCAGGCTCATGGGCAGCAGAATGTGGTACTCCTTGATGAGCATCCTGAAGGTGCTCGGCCCGCCGAGTGCGGCCTCCGCTCCGCCTGGCGCAGGGCACGGCGCGGCAGTCAGTGCAGGGCGGCGGCGCGCGGCCCCGAGCCCTGTGCGCGGGCCGGAGGGCTCGGGCCGCCGGACCCCATGCCTGGGCCCGCCACGGGGTGGGCAGAGGCGAGCCCAGTGCCGCCGCCAGCGCCGCCGGGGGCCACGAGCCGCAGCTAGGCTGAGCGCTGACCTCTTTTCCGCGCAGCCCCGGTCCCCCGCCCGCCCGTCGCTATGGCAACCGCGCGCTGACGCGGGCCCCCCGGAGCGGCTGGCGCGGGCCGGCGGGCTAGAGGGCCAGCTTCGCCTCTGAAGCCGCGGCCGCGTCCTAAGCCCCCTCGAAGCTGCATCCCTCCGGGACCCGCCCCCAGGAGCCGAGCCCTCgtcccctccctccaggcccGCCTTCCACAACCATCCTGTCGGGGCCCGCCCGCTGCATCACTATCCCCTAGTCGGAGGGGTCGCGTGTCCCCCACTCCCCGACATCCACTTAGAACCTAGTCCCCGGGATGTCTGTCCGCAGAGCAGCTCCGGGCGCTCCTCCTCTTAGCGTCTGTcagtgctccccaccccctgcacccgaACCTACCTTCTTGGACCACATGACTAACCCCTCCGGCCCCCAGACCTGCCTTTGCCCTTCTGGCCCGCAGCCCAGTCCTCGACTTCCCCTCCTCAGCATCCTTCCTGGACCCCTGGCACTCGTCTATGCAGCCACACCATCATCCTTCCCGGAGTTGACCCCTCCTGGGGCTGAGGCAAGAGTGGCTCCACTGGGTATCCCACGGCCCCCACCCCGAGAGACCCGCTCCGCCCCTCTGCGCCCCGGTTCCGCTACAGGCACCCCTCCCACCTCGCACCCGGCGAGCAGGCGAGAGGCCCCATTTGTCCCcacttccctctgctccccggCGGACCGTCCCCCGCCGTGTTCTTGGCCCGCCCGCCGACGTCCCGTCTCACCTCTAGTTTAGGGCGGGCGCCCCTCACCCGGTccgggtgggggcgggagggccgTGGGTCGGAGCCCGgagagcccccagccccagcctcggGTTCCAGCAGCCGCCGGACCCTCTGGAGGTGCAGCGCGGGCCCATGGCACCGACCTTCCTCCGGGTCGGCCCGCCGGCGCCCCTGCCgtccctcccccccgcccgccgcgtcACTGCGGCCGCCCCGCCCCTTTCCTGGGCCCGCCTGGCCCTCCCCACTCCGGCGGGGTCCCGCAGCCCCGCCCGTGGCGGCGGAGGGCGGCCCTTGCCTTCCTTCCCCCAGGCAGCGGGGGAAGAGGCAGTTCTCCAAGCGCTGGCGCTTTTTACTCCCTCTATGCTCTTTGGGATCTCCTAAGCTCTAATGGCTCGTGTCTCCACCCTGGCCCAGCCCTCCAGTGTGCCATGGAAATATGGCAGGACCCCATCCCCATTCTCCCCAGCCCTCCAACCTGGAACCCGGGATAGGGGAAATGTCTTCAGTCCCCAAAGTTAGCCTAGAAGCTGGTCCTAGACTTGCCTCTTCTAAGGGGCTGGGGTTCCAGTGCCCCAGGCCTCTGGGGTCATTCAGGTACACATCCAGGCAGACCGCTACTGTGGTCACCGGAAATCCTTGGTCTAGCCCCTGAATGGGGCCCCATGGCTTTTCCCACAGATGCCTTCCGGGTCCACAAGTCTGGCCAACCAGACCCTGGGCGAAGGCTGAGACACCTGAGGGCTGGGCTCACGGGACCACACCCAGCTGGCTAGGAGGTGCTGGGACAGTGGATGGCAGCACCGAGCTGGATCTCGCTCCTGTTGGAAGACCATCCTCTCCCCTTGGCTCTGCTTCTCAGGTGCTGGAGAATAGAAGCAGCAGTGCTCCCTCTCCTCTGAGAAGTCAGGACGTGTTCAGAACCTTCCAGGGTTGACTGGGAGGTtaagattttagaaaattaagaCACGTGAGGTCCTGGCTTATATGAACTGACATTTCCACCCTGCCAGGCATTGACTGCCAATCCAGAGAAAGAACCCTCTAGGCCCGGGCTGGCGACAGTGCCCTCCAGCTGTGGAGGAGGCTAAAGCTCCAGGCTGCCCCCTGGTGGCACCACGTGTAGGAGGGTAGGGCTCACAGCTACTGGAGCTTAAGCCTTTTCAAGACTCAGAACTGTGAAGGCCGAGGGCTGGAGGAGGGCAGGGTCCCAGCCCAAGTCAACGGACAGTgggagccaggccaggccaggttCGGTGGCCCTGTCTCCCACCACTGCattgtccctctcccctcctcgaTCTCCTCTTTTCCAATTTCTTCCTGGCTCAGCAGAAGCACCACACTCAGAAAGATTAAGAGGTGAGAGAACAACtccaaattatcttttatttatacaaaaaGGGCATATTTAGCAAAAGACACTGACTGAAAAAAGAGTCGCTATGGCCCAGGAGACAAGGCAGGGAGGTGACAGGCCTAGGGAGGCCTTGCTAGGGGAGGAGTCTAGGAAAGGTGGTGACAAGTCCTGGGTAAGTGCTGAGTGGTGGGGGCCACAGAAAGGAGCAAGCTCCAGTTGGATCAACACTGTTGGCAGGTCATGGGCGGGACTCACAGTGACCTCGCTGCTAACTCTTGAAAGAGTCCCAGTCAAGTGCTGTCGGCTGGAGTGAGAGCTGCCCCCTGGTTCCTGGAGGGCACCCACCAAGGGACACAGGACAGGAAGCCCAGGTTGGGAAGTGCAACTCGGGGTGAaggccagggagaagcaggtgctctGCAGTGGCCAGGAAAGGTCGACTCGGCGGTGGAATTGCGTCCTGTTACGTGCGGGCGTTCCGCTCTGTCTCTGCCAGGCACTCTCTGACTAGGGCCCGGGCATGGATGATGCCTGAGGTGGGAATGGGCAAGTAACATGCAGCGACCCTGCAGGGTCCCACCCTTATCCTCCAGAGGAAgaccctccttccccaccccctttccttcCAGTGAAAGGGAGGAGGATGATAAAGGGCCTGATGAGATTAACGATTTGGTTAATCCTCAAATTTGTCCTTTTGAAAGACAAATGCCCTGGTCCTTCCCCCAAAACGGACtcaatttcaattcaattcaaaacACCTCCCTGGAAAGTGACACCCACCCTTGTTTAGGCTTGGGTCACGCGGCCTCCAGATGTCCTTCCTTTGCTAAGGAAGGATTGTCCAGTGTTAGTCTCCTGAGCAGGGAGGGTGGAAGCCTCACTTACCTCTCTTCAGGCGCTCCATGGCGCTCTTGCTGCCAGCATAGGTGGGCCGGATCTCTTTACCCATCTCCTCTATGACCGACAGCAGGTCCGTGTAGGTGCTCTGGGAGCCCTGGGCGCCAGGTGGCTTCATTGCCTATGTCAAAAGAGGACAGGGCCTTGAGCTCAGGGCCCGCGGGGACCTCCAGTCCCTGTCCGTAGGCAATCCCTCACCCCACTCACCTGTACATAGCCCATGGAGGGCGGTCCAAAGTCGTTAAACAGGGGCCTGAAAGGGGCAGCGGCTCCCGGCACTGAGCCCGACGGCGATGGGACACTTCCGGCTGCAACATGCGCGAGTAATAGGTCAGCACGGGGCCGGGACCCCGCCTCCCAGCGTTCCAAGCCCCCGACCGGATTCGCCCGATTCCCTCCAAAGGATACTTCGCTCCAGGCGCTCAACTTCAGCGACAAACCCCTCCCCCTGCGCTCCACCAACTAGCCCTTACGTGACCACGCCCACTTCACAGGccagcaaactgaggctcagagaggggaggcAGCAGGCCCAGTGTTGCAGAACTCGGGCCGTGTTCTCGAGACCTCGACCACCCGGGCAGGCGAGCAGGGGCAGAGTCGGATCCTCACCTGTGGGGACCGGGGTGCCGGGCCCAGGGGTGCTGGAGCCGGGGGtgctgctgggggcgggggcgatGGGTTTGTAGGACATCCCCAACTCTTGGGTGCGGCGGACGCCGGCCGGCCGCTCCTCCGGGGTTGGCTGCTCGGCCGCTCAGCCGCGCTCTGATTGGTAAACCGGCCGCACGCCCCTGGTAAATAGAGCTCAGGCCGGAAGGGCGGGCGGGCACGAACGCTCTCTCACTCCCGATTGGTGTGCGCGGATGTCACTCGGGCCTCCTCATTGGCAGAGATCGGCCCCAACAGGCCGCAACCGCTGCTGATTGGTCTCCACCTTTCGGACCTCGCACCTGTCTGCTCCGGATTGGGCGGTAGCTGAAGCCCTACGCAATTGGCGAGTTCGGGGTCCGGGCCGGCGCGCTCTCAATCCGATTAGTCCCAAGGCCCGAGAGGCGGGGCCTTGGAAGCCGGGACCCGGGTCCGGTCGGCCGCGTTTTGCGCGGAGGGGTCTTCCCGGCGCGGGCGCCGCCTTCACGCTTCACTGGCGCTGCTCTGCACGTCAGCTTCGCACCGCCTGCTCTCGGTCCAGTTGAGGCTGCTATCACTGCCGGCGCCAGCACCGAGCGCGCCTTTGCACTGCACTGAATGCCGGAGGACGCAGGGCTTTGACGTGCGGAGCCCTGCGTCTCACCCCGTGCGCTTTTACGTCACCTTTCGCCGGCTCCACACCCTTTCCCCGGTCTGCGCATGCGCCCTCCTAAAGCTTTCGTTTGTTCCTATGGCAACGGGTCCCTCGTCGACGCTGCCTACGCGCCTCTCGGGTTTGCCTCGTCCTCTGGTCTAAGCTCGTGTTAGGTCCGAGGGCGGCCTCAAAGACCCCTCAGCCAGTCCTCCAAGACTCCAAGCCTGGGCCTCCTACTGACAACAGCAGGATCATCTCGCCTTCGTTGAATTCTCGCCGCACGCCGGGCCCTGTACCAAACCGATCTTGGGTGAGAGCACCGAGTGGAGCGAGGCTGATGGTTCGAATCTCACCCCACCGCACCAGCGATTTccccttgggcaagttaccctAGTATGTTTGGGTTTCCTCATCGTTAAGATGCGGACGTTAGTAATAACTGTCTTACAGGGTTGTGTGGataaatgaatattcataagGAGCTTGTTACAttgtcctcttttctttccatttctgcatCCAGACCCCTCCCCTCAAATTTCATTCCTCACCACCCTAGATCTTAGACTTTCCTCCAAACACTAACCCTTTCTCTTGGGCTACTTCGCCTCAAAACTATTCTGGCCTTGTGTATTCTTTATGCCCCAGGTCTGTAGATTTTCCTCCTCTCCGggacattcattcattcgttcattcatccAACAGGCATTTTCTgactccatcctccatcctccattCTTGTGCGGGACACTGATGATATGGAAATGAACTGGCCGTGGCTTCTCTCCTCAAGGAGCTCCTGGTCTcaaggagagacagacaggaaaGCAAAGGCACACAGCACAATAAGACAATGTGGAGACTGGTATACAGGATGCATTGGAACTTAGAGGAAGGAGCCTGCTTGGTGACATCACAGGAGTCTTTCCAGAGGAGGCAGCTTTCAATTGGCGAATGAACAAACTGTGATATATCCGTATAAGGGACTatttattcagcaataaaaggaaatcatctatctatctctgaAAAGACACAGGTAGgcatatttctaagtgaaagaagccagtctgaaaaagcTATGCTCTGTATGGTTCCAattgtatgacattctggaaaagacaaactCATACATGAGGTAAACAGATTACTGGGTGCCGGGGTTGGTGAGGGGTAGAGTTAAATGAGTGACAtcggggattttttttttttttttttaaggcagtgaagTTATTTTGTATGGTGGGATTGAGACAGCCTCACTAAAGGGGTGGGGGAGTAAGGTGCTAATCTGGAAATGGGCGGAGTCTGTAAATGAATGTAAAGGAGCTGCAGGTAAGCATCAACTTTAGTTGATGAAGCGGTTTTCTATGGCAGTATGGGTTAACAATTGTGAAGCCACAGCACATGTACACTAGAATTGACAGTTAAGTCAGGATGGATGATTTCTTATTGTTGGAATAAGTAGTGACAGGTAAGCATGTGGAGGAGGCTAATACGATCCAGGTTGGAACTGGAgatatcagtatgaactcatgtttagCTCAATGTAGATACAGTTGGTTACATAGAGAAATTATATAAAGACTGCATATACACAGATGAGTGTACATGGGTATCTCCTCTGCTGAGAGGTCCTAGAAGCAACTtagcacccagatcttggtttctaatagcATTCTCCAATAAAGTGAACCAgagttccttggagaaatggctaattcTTAGACTGGGGtaggaaatatacaagatgatcttggaacaacaacaacaacaaaaaagccaaaaacctcACAAAACCCCAAACCCACCATACCCCAAAATCCCAAACCCCAAATGCTAACATGATGGGTATATACCAAAGGGATACAGGAGCCAGTTGAAAGGGCTGCCAGTGGCCAAAGCTGGAGCAAtttgaacaaaatttttaaaagaataggatTATAActtgcataaaataaatatctatgagcctatactgatatatatatttatgtatataatttatacatataaatagttGAGTAAATAAAGGTGGAGATATTATATATTGATATGTAATGTCTAGGATGTAATTATGTGTATGTAAGTAGAtgtaattatataacatatatcatatataacatatatgatatatcatatatatatatatatatatgtaaatggttgagtaaacaaataaagggagagaagagacaaatctatGTAGAAGAATACCAAGTAGTTTATGTAGATATGCCTTTAATCAGGTGGATTTTAACCCCCACCCCTTAAGTGTGGGGATACATAGTGACTTTCTTCCAGAGAGTGTAGTACataatgggagaaagaaaaaagagtaattttctagtatagaaatttaaagattttatttatttattcatgagagacacacacacacacacagagagaggcagagacacaggcagagggagaagcaggctccacacagggagccccacgtgggactcaatcctgggtctccaggatcacgccctccgctgaaggcggcgctaaaccgctgagccacccaggctgcccactagTATAGAGATTTAGACAAACATTACCtccagccaggtgatcaaggtcaacatccaTAGTGATGTCATGTTGATAGTATGCACCCTTGATAATAATGGATGAGAAGGGCACTTtatctctgtggtcttcctcctgCAAACCCATAACCCTAGATTAATCATGagagaaacatcagacaaatcccaattTAGggactttttataaaatatctgacCAGTCCTTAAAACTGCCATGATCCTAAGAAAGCAAGAgcagtctgagaaactgtcaaaaCTGAGAGGAGTCTGAGGAGACATGATGCCTAATGTATTGTGGTATCCTGGATGGCATTCTGGAACAGCAGAAGGATAATCAGGGAAAAAATTATGGAATCTGCATAAAATATCAACTTTAGTTAATAACTGTGTCAGTGTTCATTAATTGTGGCACATGTACCAATTCTAATGTGAGATATTAACAGACTGTGATGGTTACTTTTAAGGGTCAACTTGCCTGGGTCACAaggcccagatatttggtcaaacatgattttgggtgtgtctgtgagggtgtctcTGGATGCGGTTAACATCCATTGAATTGGTAGATGGAGTAAAGCAGATGGCCCTTCCCCTGGTGAGTgggccttatccaatcagttgaagacccAAATGGAACAGAAAGGCTGAGTAAGAGGGAACCTGGCCTACCTGACGGTTGAGGTAGGACATCAATCCTCTACCCTCAGACTAGAACTGACACCATCAActttcctggttctcaggcctttgggcTTGGACTGGAACTGAACCACCAGTTCTCCTGTGTCTCCACCTTGCTGATTGCAAATCATGGAACTACTCAGCACCTGTAATCACCTGAGCCAATTCCTTACAATAAATGTCTTTAGacacacatccacacacccacatacacacatacacagaggcatctattggttctgtttctctggagaaccttggcCAACACACAGGAGAAACTGGCCGTAGTAGCGTATACAAGAGCTTTTGTACtatcttcaaaataattctgtaagccgagaactattttaaataaaataagtggaTGTAATATCCTTTTGTGGGTGATGGTTACCTGGGCACACAAACATGTAAAGCTCATTTTGCTGTACACTTAAGGTTATACACCTTATTGAATGCTATAGTCGATAGTCAAAACTATTTAAAGTGGACTTAATGTAAATCCGactttctggtttcttttggGAAATCAGAAGCTCTCATAGCTCTGGCCTGCTCCACCTGGCAACAGCCAATGGGGTTGGGTGATAGGtgtcccctttatttatttatttatttatttatttatttatttatttttattttttatttatgatagtcacacacacacagagagagagagagagagaggcagagacacaggcagagggagaagcaggctccatgcagggagcccgacgtgggactcgatccccggtctccaggatcgcgccctgggccaaaagcaggcgccaaactgctgcgccacccagggatcccctaggtgtCCCCTTTAAACAGAGaaagggctctgagctcagcacagtcTCTACCTCCTTACTCTTCCTTCCTGGCTGGTCCCTGTTGTCACAGTTATCTGGTTGGGACCTTTTGGGCCAGCAGCCTTTTTGGGGTAGGAGGGCATGTATAAGATTTGGAGAACAGTAGGCACTTTTTGTGCTAGCAGATACATGGCAACCAGCTGAGACTATCCCCCCTCATCACCTCCTGtacccaccccagccccagggcctgccAGGTGGGGAGGCAAGGGGCAGTAGGAGGCAGGCCCTGAGCAGGGTTCTGGTCTTCCTCTGACACACATCCATCACTACCCCTGGCCCCTGCAGAGGGGACAGACATCTCAGGCAGCCATGCCATCTGTGCTAGCTGGTagagggtggtgggagggaggatggacCACAGCTCCCAGAGAAGAGCTGCCAGACTGGCAGGAAAGATCACGTAATTGAGTATTAGGATTAATTGGGATCTGCTAGGCAAGTGAGTGGTGCTGAGGCTGCTGCAGCCAACCCTGGCACCTTGGTGTCCAGACTCTGGGCTGGGCCAGACACCAGTGACTGCCTGCCTTTTCGGTCCCAAGGCCATCTTGTTGGTGATGGTGAAGTGATGGTGAAGCCCAGGCAGGAGCTCTGAAAGTTCCCACCCCTTCTTGACCAGGAGGTTAGGGCTTGTGTCCTCACTCCCAGCAGGTCGGAACAGCCTTGGGCCAGGCAGTGTTCTGCAGAGCAGCTGTTTGCTGCAGCTAGGAGAGCCTGAGGCCTGGGTCGCCTTGACTCTAAGGCCCCCTCTCCTGTTAGCACTGTGACTTTAGAATCCTGGGGCTAGGGTGTAAGTCCCACCTCTACTTCATCCTCATTGTGTGTGACTCTATGCCAGCCTTCATCCTCCCAGAACCTTCTGATGCCGGGAGAAAGGGCTGGATTAATCTGGGAGTGATGGGGGTCATGGCCAGTTCCTGAACAGCAGTGTGACACAACGCAAGCCACATTTTAGGAAGAAGAATCTGGCAGCACATGCCAGGCATGTGTAACCATGGGCCTGGCAGAAGCCTTTTTTACAGGGTGAGGGGCATCCCAGCCTTGGAACATTTCCTGACACTTGCTCTGGGATAGTCCCAGAATCCAGAAAGGGCTCCTGCCCACCTGGAGTTCACAGTTGATGGGTCTTGCAGCCCAGGACTTAACTTTTGGGGGCCAAATACTGGGTGCTCCAGGGTAAACAAGTGAGAGGCAAAAGCCATCTCCCCAGGCTCCAAGATACTTTATTGTTAGACAGGGATGGGCATGGGTTGATGAGGAagtggggctggggggtgagggcaggCTGGGGTGTCGCACACAGGCGGGGTAGGAAGGAGAATGGGAGAGTCATTTGAAGGCAGTGGGCTTCCTGGAACACACTGACAGGCAGTCGCTGTGGTCCAAGTCCTGTCTGCTGCCAAGTCCTGAGCTTCTGTGCAGGCTCAACGTGACATCATCCGCACAAACTCTGCCAGGACAAAGCCAAGGTTGCAGGTCTGCTCTCTCGAGCCCAGTAGTGGTGAGACTGATATACGGGCCTTAAGGTGGGAGGGAGTGTGGTCTAGGGCAGGGCCTGCAAGGGAGTCTTCTGGATCCGGTAGGGAATAGGCCTTTGGGCTAAGAAGAGGGACTTTGttttatggaaaacaaaacaaaaaacacaacaaaaaaaccttgGAACTGAAcctattttcctctttgctttggcTGCTAGGAAGCTCACAGACAATTTTGGGGCCTACTTTGGAGAATTTCTACATACTCATCTTCCTTGGCTTCCTATTATTATTTAACCCTTGTTTTCCCCCTGTGGGAATACAgcacagaggaagaagtgggTTTCTGTCAGACTGTCTGGCTTCACG
It encodes the following:
- the CDK2AP2 gene encoding cyclin-dependent kinase 2-associated protein 2; the protein is MSYKPIAPAPSSTPGSSTPGPGTPVPTAGSVPSPSGSVPGAAAPFRPLFNDFGPPSMGYVQAMKPPGAQGSQSTYTDLLSVIEEMGKEIRPTYAGSKSAMERLKRGIIHARALVRECLAETERNART